In Nitrosophilus alvini, the following are encoded in one genomic region:
- a CDS encoding molybdopterin molybdotransferase MoeA: MGFISYEESIKKLNNIKIETTGIQKLYLNDALKRFLAQDIKAKENSPEYPTSAMDGYAIRFEDQKSGKIKIIDKNPAGSRIRSEVSEGVCIKTFTGSLMPKGADTLIPIENVEVEGEYIVVKEPVKKGFSVRPVGENYKEGEILLKKGSRLSFAEIGVLASLNIVQVSVFQKPKVAILATGSEVLEVGQERENSAQIRSSNNYTLEALAALHGAEPIQMGAVKDDRQSITDSLKTALKSADIVVTTGGVSVGDYDFVKDVIRDEIGAEVIFKGVVMKPGQHVMVAVKGNKIIIGLPGFAFSSTVTFMVYVLPLIYRMQGAEFRPKIVKATLKENFTKKSRKTEFTACNLYLEEGEYFVDFKGKREGSSAILTNMTGEHTALLATSPDEGDKEAGEKVRVWIINS, encoded by the coding sequence ATGGGATTTATCTCATATGAAGAGTCTATAAAAAAACTGAACAATATCAAAATAGAGACAACCGGGATACAAAAACTTTATCTAAACGATGCTTTGAAGAGGTTTCTTGCACAGGATATAAAAGCCAAAGAAAATTCGCCGGAATATCCCACATCCGCTATGGACGGTTATGCTATCAGGTTTGAAGACCAAAAGAGCGGAAAGATAAAAATTATAGACAAAAATCCTGCCGGAAGCCGTATCAGAAGTGAGGTTTCAGAAGGCGTCTGTATAAAAACCTTTACCGGTTCGCTGATGCCAAAAGGTGCAGATACCTTGATACCGATAGAAAATGTGGAGGTTGAGGGAGAGTATATTGTTGTAAAAGAGCCTGTCAAAAAAGGTTTCAGTGTCAGGCCTGTGGGAGAGAACTATAAAGAGGGAGAGATCCTTTTGAAAAAGGGTTCAAGGCTCTCTTTTGCAGAAATTGGAGTCCTTGCGAGTCTCAATATCGTGCAGGTGAGCGTTTTTCAAAAACCAAAAGTTGCAATTTTGGCGACAGGAAGCGAAGTACTTGAAGTAGGGCAAGAGAGGGAAAACAGTGCCCAGATAAGAAGTTCCAACAACTATACTCTCGAAGCGCTCGCTGCTCTTCACGGTGCCGAGCCTATCCAGATGGGAGCTGTGAAAGACGACAGGCAGAGCATCACCGACTCTTTGAAAACAGCACTGAAGAGTGCCGATATAGTTGTAACTACCGGCGGAGTAAGCGTTGGAGACTACGATTTTGTAAAAGATGTGATAAGAGATGAAATCGGAGCCGAAGTAATTTTCAAGGGCGTTGTGATGAAACCGGGACAGCATGTGATGGTGGCTGTCAAGGGAAATAAGATAATAATTGGGCTTCCGGGATTTGCATTTTCAAGTACCGTTACTTTTATGGTCTATGTTCTGCCTCTTATATACAGAATGCAGGGAGCCGAATTTAGACCCAAAATCGTTAAAGCTACTCTCAAGGAAAACTTTACCAAAAAAAGCCGTAAAACAGAGTTTACCGCTTGCAATCTCTATCTTGAAGAGGGAGAGTATTTTGTTGATTTCAAAGGCAAAAGAGAGGGCTCAAGTGCTATTTTGACAAATATGACCGGAGAACATACCGCACTTTTGGCTACCTCTCCTGATGAGGGGGACAAAGAAGCCGGTGAGAAAGTCAGAGTCTGGATTATAAACAGTTGA
- the rdgB gene encoding RdgB/HAM1 family non-canonical purine NTP pyrophosphatase translates to MKVILATSNKGKIEEIKNLLHYKDVIPYKEVLEDLEIEETGSSFKENAVIKAQTIYEKIKDSFPEAVVISDDSGITVPALGNIPGIYSARFAGPGASDKENLQKLVNKLKKVGLEKTPAYYSAAVAIASKEGIFTVHGWMYGDVIDKPRGDKGFGYDPMFIPKGYDKTLGELDEDIKKKISHRSKALNLAKKILKILKRDTGEDK, encoded by the coding sequence ATGAAAGTTATTTTAGCAACTTCAAACAAAGGTAAGATTGAAGAGATTAAAAATCTGTTGCATTACAAAGATGTTATTCCATATAAAGAGGTACTAGAAGATTTAGAAATTGAAGAGACCGGTTCGAGCTTTAAAGAAAATGCTGTAATAAAAGCCCAGACAATATATGAAAAGATAAAGGATAGTTTCCCGGAGGCTGTTGTTATATCCGATGACAGCGGAATAACCGTTCCTGCCCTCGGAAATATCCCCGGCATCTACAGCGCAAGATTTGCAGGTCCCGGCGCTTCTGATAAAGAAAATCTTCAAAAACTTGTAAATAAACTGAAAAAAGTCGGATTAGAAAAAACTCCCGCCTACTACAGCGCAGCTGTTGCCATTGCTTCAAAAGAGGGTATATTTACGGTACACGGCTGGATGTATGGAGATGTTATAGACAAACCAAGAGGCGATAAGGGGTTTGGGTACGATCCTATGTTTATACCAAAAGGATACGATAAAACTCTGGGAGAACTTGACGAAGATATAAAAAAGAAAATTTCGCACAGGTCAAAAGCTTTGAACCTTGCTAAAAAGATACTGAAAATTTTAAAAAGAGATACCGGGGAGGATAAATGA
- a CDS encoding EAL domain-containing protein has product MNLNFKIISALFAGIFAVGMLIYFNSFTKNYFERNNDIVKIINSLEREEIKLDYEVLKSSVFLYTNFDIIAKTEDKLFSLINKIKDHPHFTKDHQKSYKQLILYEESLNKKIEAINDFETLNASIKNSSMYLTTLLNRSFSVFNSADPKQREYLNRTVSVISSIFLAKNSFDSDFLKNIEDHLFYMKSIDFVSAKQREFNNLLQAHLRLFLNYFPKYKELLDTIMQSESKKILDNLEKTFIKTANDELKVVTLFSTFLILLFISSIGVIIYFLYLTEKENIRLKRLQKDLQKLATTDALTGLKNRFILEKDKLKIKNPVFMIVNIDKFKHYNDFYGIKAGDYVLKEVAKRIKETVPSTLNAGFYRIGGDDFGILFENSSNIDIESLAKNIIDYFRTDKIVYQNIDMHISVSIGITTQKPLIEKADMALKYVKKDHKSDYAIYDDNFGFYEKIEENLEKTKILKEAIEKDKIVPCFQPIIDNKTGDVVKFEALGRIESDENELVTVYDFLDIAKEAKLYELITHSMLIKCFEKFAVHKYEFSVNLSMEDLTNKRTMDLLKNLLNTHPETAKRVTFELLEAEAITDYDVLKDFTALVKSKGAKVAIDDFGSGYSNFEHILNIDIDYIKIDGSLIKNLDKNKNAKLIVETVVAFAKKAGIKTVAEYVHSGEIAKIVKEMGIDYSQGYIYSKPEKNLQC; this is encoded by the coding sequence ATGAATCTGAATTTCAAAATCATATCTGCTCTCTTTGCCGGTATTTTCGCTGTAGGGATGCTGATATATTTTAACAGTTTTACGAAAAACTATTTTGAAAGAAACAATGATATAGTAAAGATTATTAACTCCTTGGAAAGAGAAGAGATAAAGCTTGACTATGAAGTACTCAAAAGCAGTGTTTTTTTATATACAAATTTCGATATCATCGCAAAAACGGAAGATAAACTTTTCAGCTTAATCAATAAAATAAAAGACCATCCTCATTTTACAAAGGACCACCAAAAATCATATAAACAGCTCATCTTATATGAAGAGTCTCTAAACAAAAAGATTGAGGCGATAAACGATTTTGAAACACTGAACGCTTCTATAAAAAACTCCAGCATGTATCTTACAACCCTGCTCAACAGATCATTTTCGGTTTTTAATTCTGCTGATCCAAAACAAAGAGAATACCTAAACAGAACAGTTTCTGTTATATCTTCCATATTTTTGGCAAAAAACAGTTTTGACAGCGACTTTCTCAAAAATATAGAGGATCATCTATTTTATATGAAATCAATTGACTTTGTCTCTGCCAAACAGAGAGAATTTAACAATCTTTTGCAGGCACACCTTAGACTCTTTCTAAACTATTTTCCAAAATACAAAGAACTTCTGGATACTATTATGCAATCAGAGAGTAAAAAAATACTCGATAATCTGGAAAAGACATTTATAAAAACTGCAAATGATGAGCTTAAAGTAGTTACACTCTTCAGTACATTCCTGATACTTCTTTTCATATCCAGCATAGGAGTAATCATCTATTTTCTTTATTTGACCGAAAAAGAGAACATCAGATTGAAAAGATTGCAAAAAGATCTGCAAAAACTAGCCACAACAGATGCTCTAACCGGTCTTAAAAACAGATTTATTCTGGAAAAAGATAAACTAAAAATCAAAAATCCGGTTTTTATGATAGTAAATATAGACAAGTTCAAACATTATAATGACTTTTACGGTATAAAAGCCGGCGACTATGTTTTAAAAGAGGTTGCAAAAAGAATAAAAGAGACGGTTCCTTCTACCCTTAACGCCGGATTTTACAGGATAGGAGGAGACGATTTCGGTATTCTTTTCGAAAACAGCTCAAACATAGACATTGAGTCGCTGGCAAAAAATATCATCGACTATTTCAGAACAGACAAAATAGTCTATCAAAATATAGATATGCATATATCGGTAAGTATAGGAATCACCACTCAAAAACCTCTGATAGAAAAAGCCGATATGGCACTGAAATATGTCAAAAAAGACCATAAATCCGATTATGCAATATATGATGACAATTTCGGATTTTACGAAAAGATAGAAGAAAACCTGGAAAAAACGAAAATATTGAAAGAGGCTATAGAAAAAGATAAAATAGTTCCCTGTTTTCAACCCATTATTGATAACAAAACAGGCGATGTGGTCAAATTCGAAGCATTGGGCAGAATCGAAAGTGACGAAAATGAACTTGTCACGGTATATGATTTTCTAGATATTGCAAAAGAGGCAAAACTTTATGAACTTATCACACACTCTATGCTGATAAAATGTTTTGAAAAATTTGCCGTTCACAAATATGAGTTTTCAGTAAACCTCTCTATGGAAGACCTTACGAATAAAAGGACTATGGATCTTTTGAAAAATCTGCTAAACACCCATCCTGAAACAGCAAAAAGAGTAACGTTTGAACTACTCGAAGCCGAAGCAATAACAGATTATGATGTTTTAAAAGATTTCACAGCTTTGGTAAAATCCAAAGGGGCAAAAGTTGCGATTGATGATTTTGGCAGCGGATATTCCAACTTTGAACATATTCTAAATATCGATATCGATTACATAAAAATAGACGGCAGTCTTATAAAAAATCTGGATAAAAACAAAAACGCAAAACTTATTGTGGAAACGGTTGTCGCTTTTGCAAAAAAGGCAGGAATAAAAACCGTTGCGGAATATGTGCACTCTGGCGAAATTGCCAAAATAGTAAAAGAGATGGGAATCGACTATTCACAAGGATATATTTACAGTAAACCTGAAAAAAACCTGCAATGCTAA
- the ciaB gene encoding invasion protein CiaB yields the protein MKEGFYKELEILYKLIEEDQKELQRFYDILKNRTSILDDEIVELEYTVDDFLNMLGLDIDGESRLAAINRIVNLREDLLVQLFKQKGFDEEEVIEAKEKAYLWVADFYISRFEKILKKIEDEKLLTPFYREIIKGAHETGLAFSSWQSSWVAQIINGTNRELYRLFNGDEEKIFEMLNEKRLLDPGPEGCEGDRCYSVLRICDKGFERVSYAKAFEEEVKEVVKRVEKFIKRLHNYDDEVFNLKNEWIDYLSAIVTALKEEDPDLLISRWADVDRCWMKITSPVQIGHPLEYYEDRYRKAVALEWDIRVANPKFTVNERVNRIKYMFDKIFNEVAGAKQIDIYNNTLENLNRVQLYIGRPLFFYGAEFNGLFSAQVVPNDETVSKEYGKKIFAYADMILQTQKAKPPMKITKEVFGDNLAKKFREVFEKPDIWYKIYEITTIGHEYGHILWMDEDSETVMNKTGQFKNMEEFKATLGGLVSFFLAEEDDLWRYVLEDTVKRAVGLIAWMETSEVEPYYVEGLLHLTGLFSSGVLKFDKKLQTNLSKSGYEKLKEWYLKIYKKMAGEFYLPKRDAKEFLSMFVSKENGIYLPLDRQVREFTLYYWDLYKKIGRVVDK from the coding sequence ATGAAAGAGGGGTTTTACAAAGAGCTAGAGATTTTGTATAAGCTGATAGAAGAGGACCAGAAAGAGCTGCAAAGATTCTATGATATTCTAAAAAACCGCACTTCTATTTTAGATGATGAGATAGTTGAACTGGAATATACAGTGGATGATTTTTTGAATATGCTTGGACTGGACATCGACGGCGAATCCAGGCTTGCTGCCATAAACAGAATAGTAAATCTACGAGAAGATCTTTTGGTACAGCTTTTCAAACAGAAAGGATTTGACGAAGAGGAGGTTATAGAGGCGAAAGAGAAAGCTTACCTTTGGGTGGCCGATTTTTATATCTCCAGATTTGAGAAAATTTTGAAAAAGATAGAGGATGAAAAGCTTCTAACTCCTTTTTATCGCGAAATCATAAAAGGTGCACACGAAACCGGTCTTGCATTCAGCTCATGGCAGTCATCATGGGTTGCACAGATTATCAACGGAACAAACAGGGAGCTTTACAGACTTTTTAACGGGGATGAAGAGAAGATTTTTGAGATGCTTAACGAAAAGAGGCTTTTGGACCCGGGCCCCGAGGGATGTGAAGGTGACAGGTGCTATTCGGTGCTGAGAATCTGCGATAAGGGATTTGAGAGAGTTTCATATGCAAAAGCTTTTGAAGAGGAGGTAAAAGAGGTTGTAAAAAGAGTCGAAAAGTTTATAAAGAGATTACATAATTACGATGACGAGGTTTTTAATCTCAAAAACGAATGGATAGATTATTTAAGTGCGATAGTAACAGCTTTAAAAGAAGAAGACCCGGATTTGCTAATAAGCAGGTGGGCAGATGTTGACAGGTGCTGGATGAAGATAACGTCTCCTGTTCAGATCGGACATCCGCTCGAATATTATGAGGACAGATATAGAAAAGCTGTTGCTCTTGAATGGGATATTAGAGTTGCAAATCCGAAATTTACCGTCAATGAGCGGGTAAATCGGATAAAATATATGTTCGACAAGATTTTCAACGAAGTAGCTGGGGCAAAACAGATAGATATCTATAACAACACTCTTGAAAATCTGAACAGAGTGCAACTATACATAGGACGACCTCTTTTTTTCTACGGAGCGGAATTTAACGGTCTTTTTTCAGCGCAGGTGGTGCCTAATGACGAGACGGTTTCAAAAGAGTACGGGAAAAAGATTTTTGCGTATGCGGATATGATACTTCAGACGCAAAAAGCAAAACCTCCTATGAAGATAACCAAAGAAGTTTTTGGTGATAATCTGGCAAAGAAGTTCAGAGAAGTTTTTGAAAAACCTGATATCTGGTACAAAATTTATGAAATAACAACCATAGGGCATGAGTACGGCCATATACTCTGGATGGATGAGGATAGCGAAACTGTAATGAATAAAACAGGACAGTTTAAAAATATGGAAGAGTTCAAAGCTACCTTGGGCGGGCTTGTATCTTTTTTTCTTGCAGAGGAGGATGATTTATGGAGATATGTTTTGGAGGATACGGTAAAAAGAGCGGTTGGGCTTATAGCATGGATGGAAACTTCGGAAGTGGAACCATATTATGTTGAGGGGCTTCTGCATTTGACAGGTCTGTTTTCAAGCGGAGTTTTAAAGTTTGACAAAAAGCTTCAGACTAATCTGTCGAAAAGTGGGTATGAAAAGCTCAAAGAGTGGTATCTGAAGATTTATAAAAAGATGGCGGGCGAATTTTATCTGCCTAAAAGAGATGCCAAAGAGTTTCTCTCAATGTTTGTCTCCAAAGAGAATGGTATATATCTTCCGCTTGACCGCCAGGTAAGAGAGTTTACCCTCTATTATTGGGATCTTTATAAAAAAATAGGAAGGGTTGTTGATAAATAA
- a CDS encoding MoaD/ThiS family protein, producing MVKIEFLGPIGKEAIEVDASNLKEVAQKLKDDKDIEKWLEECAVAVNDKIVDSLDIELKNGDRVSLLPPVCGG from the coding sequence ATGGTCAAAATTGAATTTTTGGGCCCTATCGGCAAAGAAGCAATTGAGGTGGATGCATCGAATCTAAAAGAGGTGGCGCAGAAGCTCAAAGATGACAAAGATATCGAAAAATGGCTTGAAGAGTGTGCTGTTGCCGTGAATGATAAAATAGTCGATTCGCTTGATATCGAGCTTAAAAATGGAGACAGAGTATCTCTTCTTCCTCCGGTTTGCGGTGGATAA
- a CDS encoding MFS transporter, with translation MKQIVRKVLPLSLIVGLRFFGLFIVLSVLSQYALSLKGATAFLAGVAVGGYALTQAVLQVPFGVLSDKIGRKKTILIGLLIFAAGSVICALADNIYLLLLGRFLQGAGAIGSVVTAMIADHVREDQRAHAMAVMGMVIALSFAVAMVFGPLIGGFYSVSALFWLTAAMAIGALVILFTAVPEPPKIIHSYSEEEAKIKHVFKDKDLVRMYITFLFHSSTMAIAFFIIPILLKQKFGMGPEEYWKVYIPAVIFGILAMGPAAVFGEKYSRGKEVFIVSVLFIAAAFALMGFSDSLLWFAVGAVFFFIGFNMFEPLLQSFVSKFAKVHQKGAALGVANTFAYIGIFIGGAVGGLLYQYFQETGIAIFVLVVCLFWIVWISGMRNPGLRGNIFLPFDKYDKDKVDGLKVIEGVTDFYINETEKIIVIKYDKEKVDEKYISEFLKKNL, from the coding sequence ATGAAGCAGATAGTCAGGAAAGTTTTGCCTTTAAGCCTGATAGTTGGACTCAGATTTTTCGGTCTTTTTATCGTTTTATCTGTACTCTCACAGTATGCACTGAGTTTAAAAGGCGCTACAGCATTTTTGGCAGGGGTTGCCGTGGGAGGATACGCTCTGACCCAGGCGGTGTTGCAGGTACCTTTTGGAGTTCTCAGTGATAAAATAGGAAGAAAAAAGACTATCCTTATCGGGCTCCTGATATTTGCCGCCGGTTCGGTAATATGTGCCTTAGCTGATAATATATATTTGCTGCTTCTAGGTAGATTTTTGCAAGGGGCCGGAGCTATCGGTTCGGTTGTAACCGCAATGATAGCAGATCATGTAAGGGAAGACCAAAGAGCCCATGCTATGGCTGTCATGGGAATGGTAATTGCTCTTAGTTTTGCGGTAGCGATGGTTTTCGGACCTCTGATAGGCGGTTTCTATTCTGTCAGTGCGCTTTTCTGGCTTACTGCCGCTATGGCAATCGGCGCACTTGTTATTCTCTTTACAGCAGTTCCAGAGCCCCCAAAAATTATCCACTCATACAGTGAGGAGGAGGCAAAGATAAAGCATGTTTTCAAGGATAAAGATCTGGTAAGAATGTATATCACTTTTCTTTTTCACAGCTCTACCATGGCAATCGCCTTTTTTATCATACCGATACTTCTAAAACAAAAATTCGGCATGGGACCCGAAGAGTACTGGAAAGTATATATTCCGGCTGTAATATTCGGAATACTAGCCATGGGACCTGCCGCGGTATTCGGTGAAAAATATTCAAGAGGAAAAGAGGTTTTTATCGTCTCTGTTCTTTTTATTGCAGCAGCTTTTGCTCTTATGGGGTTTTCGGACTCTCTTTTATGGTTTGCGGTCGGTGCAGTATTCTTTTTCATAGGATTTAATATGTTTGAACCTCTTTTGCAGAGCTTTGTATCAAAGTTTGCAAAAGTCCACCAAAAAGGTGCTGCTTTAGGCGTAGCCAATACATTTGCATATATAGGGATATTTATAGGCGGTGCTGTCGGAGGTCTTTTATACCAATACTTTCAGGAAACCGGTATTGCTATTTTTGTTCTTGTAGTATGTCTGTTTTGGATAGTTTGGATATCCGGTATGAGAAATCCTGGTCTGAGAGGAAATATATTCCTTCCTTTTGACAAATATGACAAAGATAAGGTTGACGGACTTAAAGTGATTGAAGGCGTAACCGATTTTTATATCAACGAAACGGAAAAAATTATAGTTATAAAATATGATAAAGAAAAAGTTGATGAGAAGTATATAAGTGAGTTTTTGAAAAAGAATTTGTAG
- a CDS encoding molybdopterin synthase catalytic subunit, producing MLELYNGPLDVDVIFSKWRKWADVKNYGAYITFVGTVREEDGIEALSFDVYEPILNSWFNEWQERAKKKGAYLKMAHSVGDVPVHTSSYMAAVFSPKRRVALEMIEEFVEDFKARAPIWKYDVIEGKRVYARDRSTKISGSGILKI from the coding sequence ATGTTGGAGCTTTATAACGGACCTTTAGATGTTGATGTGATTTTTTCAAAATGGCGAAAATGGGCTGATGTTAAAAACTACGGAGCATATATAACCTTTGTGGGGACTGTTCGTGAAGAAGATGGCATAGAAGCTTTGAGTTTTGACGTGTATGAGCCGATACTGAACAGTTGGTTCAACGAATGGCAGGAGCGTGCGAAAAAAAAAGGAGCATATCTGAAAATGGCACACTCTGTAGGCGATGTTCCTGTACACACCTCTTCATATATGGCTGCCGTGTTTTCTCCGAAAAGAAGGGTTGCTCTTGAGATGATAGAAGAGTTTGTGGAAGATTTCAAAGCAAGAGCGCCTATATGGAAATATGATGTAATAGAGGGAAAAAGAGTCTATGCAAGAGACAGAAGTACCAAAATAAGCGGCAGCGGAATTTTGAAAATATAG
- a CDS encoding MqnA/MqnD/SBP family protein, whose protein sequence is MIFAKIDYINLLPLYLFLKKYIRSSATIATIEHKKGVPSQINISFKKRKIDAAIISSVESKGYRCTDLGIVANKKVLSVLVCEGENREDIESNTSNVLAKILELEGEVLIGDKALKKYFENCKCKDLAEEWYNRYKLPFVFARLCFHSNEKFFKKMSRDFLKRKVKIPQYILKKYAKRSGLTTKQISFYLKHIDYKIDAKAKKSLKKFIHLSKKI, encoded by the coding sequence ATGATTTTTGCGAAAATAGACTATATAAACCTTTTACCTCTATATCTTTTTTTAAAAAAATATATTAGAAGCTCCGCTACAATTGCGACGATAGAGCATAAAAAAGGAGTACCCTCACAAATAAATATCTCTTTTAAAAAAAGAAAGATAGATGCTGCAATTATTTCAAGTGTCGAATCAAAAGGGTACAGATGCACAGATCTTGGTATCGTTGCAAATAAAAAAGTTCTGAGCGTTCTTGTATGCGAAGGAGAAAACAGAGAAGATATCGAATCAAATACATCAAATGTTCTTGCAAAAATTCTTGAACTTGAAGGCGAAGTGCTTATAGGAGACAAAGCACTCAAAAAATATTTCGAAAACTGCAAATGCAAAGATCTTGCCGAAGAGTGGTATAACAGATACAAACTCCCATTTGTTTTTGCCAGACTCTGTTTTCACAGTAACGAAAAGTTCTTTAAAAAGATGAGCAGAGATTTTTTAAAAAGAAAAGTAAAAATACCTCAGTATATACTCAAAAAATATGCCAAAAGAAGTGGTCTTACCACAAAACAGATAAGTTTTTATCTGAAACATATAGATTACAAAATAGATGCAAAGGCAAAAAAGTCATTAAAAAAATTTATACATCTATCAAAAAAAATTTAA
- a CDS encoding cytochrome-c peroxidase: MIRLLSFFFIFFITILYAVEPIVPIPESIEYKKDKALLGKLLFFDPLLSADKKISCASCHDFDYGGADPRDFSIGVYGRKGVVNSPTVLNSVFNFRQFWNGRAKDLKEQVIEPLFSPVEMGMTKELVEERLNSSKLYKKEFKKVYKTEVITLDMVIDAIAEFEKALITPNSKFDRFLKGEIKLSTEEEKGYLLFKQLGCITCHNGINLGGNSFQKIGAIIPYPRKKSAQDRYEVTKREFDKNRFKVPTLRNIILTAPYFHDASAKTLYDAIDKMAYHELGVKLTWEEKNFLIAFLATLTGEKPKILDEK, translated from the coding sequence ATGATACGACTGTTGTCATTTTTTTTCATTTTTTTTATAACAATACTCTATGCTGTTGAACCAATCGTCCCTATACCTGAAAGCATTGAGTACAAAAAAGATAAAGCCCTTTTAGGAAAACTTCTGTTTTTTGATCCGCTTCTTTCTGCCGATAAAAAAATATCCTGCGCAAGCTGCCACGATTTTGATTACGGAGGTGCAGATCCGAGAGATTTCTCCATAGGCGTTTACGGTCGAAAAGGGGTTGTCAACTCTCCTACAGTGCTGAACTCCGTATTTAATTTCAGGCAGTTTTGGAACGGCAGAGCAAAAGATCTAAAAGAACAGGTGATTGAACCTCTTTTTTCTCCGGTAGAGATGGGTATGACAAAAGAGCTTGTCGAAGAGAGGCTAAACTCTTCAAAGCTTTACAAAAAAGAGTTTAAAAAAGTCTACAAGACAGAGGTAATAACTCTGGATATGGTAATAGATGCGATAGCAGAGTTCGAAAAAGCGCTTATAACTCCCAACTCTAAGTTTGACAGATTCTTAAAAGGAGAGATAAAACTTTCTACCGAAGAGGAAAAAGGGTATCTTCTTTTCAAACAACTTGGCTGTATAACATGCCATAACGGAATTAACCTGGGTGGAAACTCTTTTCAAAAAATAGGCGCAATCATTCCCTATCCAAGAAAAAAATCTGCTCAGGACAGATATGAGGTTACAAAACGTGAATTTGACAAAAACAGATTCAAAGTTCCTACACTTAGGAACATTATCCTGACAGCCCCGTACTTTCATGATGCCAGTGCAAAAACACTGTATGATGCTATAGATAAAATGGCTTATCACGAACTTGGAGTAAAACTCACATGGGAAGAAAAAAACTTTCTGATTGCCTTTTTGGCCACTCTTACCGGCGAAAAACCCAAAATACTGGATGAAAAATGA